One SAR324 cluster bacterium DNA window includes the following coding sequences:
- a CDS encoding NAD(P)-dependent oxidoreductase: protein MSEKPLLFLDPYPRNQEMVFSEATEKILRDLGHLVIHFGSRAPDELVEKILPEVQVIIGQTAMPRERLDQAPKLRAILNVKANWEPNIDYVEAHARGIHVLSAAPAMAPAVAEFCLGQVITLARGLRHADPLFRETQEAYGIGGNAKAYSLYDSTVGMVGYGNLGKSLVPLLRPFQPEILVHDPWLSSGYLSKEGLIPVSLDEILAKSKFLFLLAGVTKENEGFLGRALLESIPADATVVLASRAEIVDFEAFVELAGQGRFRAAIDVFPEEPVSKDDPVRKTPHILFSSHLAGGIRASYARIQEMMLDDIAQILKGLPPLRMQRAEPTLAAKMRSR, encoded by the coding sequence GGAAATGGTTTTTTCTGAAGCAACAGAGAAGATATTGAGGGATCTGGGACACCTGGTGATCCACTTTGGATCTCGGGCACCAGATGAGTTGGTCGAGAAAATCCTTCCTGAAGTTCAAGTGATTATTGGTCAAACAGCAATGCCCAGAGAAAGATTGGACCAAGCCCCAAAGCTGCGTGCCATTCTCAACGTGAAGGCAAACTGGGAACCCAATATCGATTACGTGGAAGCACATGCTCGGGGCATTCACGTCCTTTCTGCAGCACCTGCGATGGCCCCTGCTGTAGCGGAGTTTTGCCTAGGTCAGGTGATCACTCTGGCAAGAGGACTTCGGCATGCAGATCCTCTTTTTCGAGAGACTCAGGAAGCTTATGGAATCGGGGGCAATGCCAAAGCCTACAGTCTTTACGATTCAACGGTGGGGATGGTGGGTTACGGTAATCTAGGCAAGTCTCTGGTGCCGCTGTTGAGACCGTTCCAACCTGAAATTCTCGTGCATGACCCGTGGCTTTCTAGCGGATATCTCAGCAAAGAAGGGCTAATCCCTGTTTCATTGGACGAGATCCTGGCGAAATCAAAGTTTCTCTTCTTGCTGGCTGGGGTCACTAAAGAGAATGAAGGTTTTCTGGGAAGAGCACTGCTGGAATCCATTCCGGCAGACGCGACAGTAGTCTTGGCGAGTCGTGCAGAGATTGTGGATTTTGAAGCATTTGTTGAGTTGGCGGGTCAGGGACGATTCAGGGCAGCGATTGATGTATTCCCAGAAGAGCCAGTCTCCAAGGATGATCCTGTTCGAAAAACACCTCACATTTTGTTTTCCTCGCACTTAGCAGGGGGTATACGAGCTTCCTACGCTCGGATTCAAGAGATGATGCTGGATGACATTGCACAGATCCTCAAAGGGTTGCCACCTTTGCGAATGCAGCGTGCAGAACCAACCCTGGCTGCAAAAATGCGTAGTCGCTGA
- the ugpC gene encoding sn-glycerol-3-phosphate ABC transporter ATP-binding protein UgpC, producing MTEIALKNVYKAFDSVEVLHGIDLQVQSGQFVVFVGPSGCGKSTLLRIVAGLEDVTSGAVEINGEVVNNVAASERGLAMVFQSYALYPHMTVYQNMAFGLENSRMPRDEINQRVSKAAEMLQITDYLKRRPKALSGGQRQRVAIGRAIVREPKAFLFDEPLSNLDAELRVTMRKELAALHANIGGTMIYVTHDQTEAMTLADQIVVLNQGRVEQAGPPLELYNTPQNLFVAGFIGSPRMNIVQAQLACEGEQWILKSGQTEIRIKSLPNLVEGESCSFGIRPEHIKLANAEEADASVVVELTEQLGGETYIYCRSEDLGAFNVHQAGQIPVKRGEPLHLNLERSSLHLFDKDGKVLANGLLG from the coding sequence ATGACAGAAATTGCGCTGAAAAACGTCTACAAAGCCTTTGACTCTGTGGAAGTGTTGCATGGTATTGATCTTCAGGTGCAAAGCGGTCAGTTTGTTGTTTTTGTTGGTCCTTCGGGTTGTGGAAAAAGCACACTGCTGCGAATTGTTGCTGGATTGGAGGATGTGACATCTGGTGCCGTGGAAATCAATGGCGAGGTTGTCAACAACGTTGCCGCCTCTGAGCGCGGATTGGCCATGGTCTTTCAGTCCTACGCTCTGTACCCACACATGACGGTTTATCAAAACATGGCCTTTGGCTTGGAGAACTCTCGGATGCCCAGAGATGAGATCAACCAACGGGTTTCCAAGGCCGCAGAGATGCTCCAAATCACAGATTATTTGAAGCGTCGCCCCAAGGCACTATCAGGTGGTCAGCGGCAGCGAGTTGCGATCGGTCGTGCTATTGTTCGGGAACCAAAAGCTTTTCTGTTTGACGAACCCCTCTCCAATTTGGATGCCGAGTTGCGTGTCACCATGCGCAAGGAACTTGCTGCGCTTCATGCCAATATTGGTGGCACTATGATCTATGTGACACATGATCAAACCGAGGCAATGACGCTTGCCGATCAAATCGTGGTCCTGAATCAAGGACGAGTAGAACAAGCTGGACCCCCGCTGGAACTTTATAACACTCCACAAAATCTATTTGTTGCTGGATTTATTGGCTCCCCAAGAATGAATATTGTTCAGGCCCAGCTCGCATGCGAAGGAGAGCAGTGGATTTTGAAATCTGGGCAAACTGAAATCCGGATCAAGTCCCTACCAAACTTGGTTGAGGGAGAAAGCTGCTCTTTTGGAATTCGACCAGAGCACATCAAATTAGCGAATGCAGAGGAAGCAGATGCTTCTGTCGTTGTGGAATTGACTGAGCAACTCGGTGGCGAGACCTATATCTATTGTCGTTCTGAGGATCTTGGTGCATTCAATGTCCACCAAGCTGGACAGATCCCTGTCAAACGGGGAGAACCCTTGCATCTGAACCTCGAGCGCTCGAGTCTTCACCTGTTCGATAAGGACGGGAAGGTATTGGCAAATGGCCTCTTGGGCTAA